The window AGTATATAACTCGCTATGAAGGGTTAATTGATGAGTTAGAAAAGCTTGATTTATATTACAATATTACCGTAGTTTATTCCGCATTAAACAATGAACAAAAAACGGAACAATATTTAGAAAAGGCTTTGAAAATTGCAAAAGAAAAGAAAATTTTATATCGCTTAAATGATTTTTATCGTTTCTTATTTGTTATTCATTGTTCAAAAGGGGATGCCGAAAAATCTCGTTACTATTTGAAAAAAATAAGCGCGTTTACTGAAATTTTAGAGGAACCGGCAGAAGCTGTTATTGAACAATTATTGAACTTGGTTTATATGAATCAAATTGAGAAAGACTACGAGATGGTAATACGTTTAAAGATGGAAGAAACGCCAATAACTGAAGAATATTTAAGCCCATTAAAGGTTTTCCTCCATGGGGAGTATGCTTATGCTTACTGGCATTTGAAACAGCATGACGAGGCAAAAAAAGAATTGGAAACACTAAAGCTCACTGAAATTCATCATCATCCAATCGACTTAGTGAGAATTTATCGAGCCTTTGCGATTCGTGCCTTATGCTATCTTCAAGAAGGTGACATTGAAAACGCCAAAAGAGATATATTATATGCGGTGGATGGCTGCAAAGATTTTAGTGAAACACCGGAAAAACGATTTATTTTGGATGCGTATGAGGAAGTTTTAGGGAAATAGCAGTAAAAAGGAATTAGTATGAACTAAATGGTTGGAATGATGTAATAAAGCAATTCTTACATTTTACCCAAAATATTCATAATTTGAAATCATTTGTGCTTTTTGAAGTGTCAAAACTTGCTCAAAGTTCGAAAATTCTTCCTCACTTGAATATAGATCTGTACCTAATAAATATGACTTAGCAAGAAAACGGAGGTTGGTCGATCAAATTATAAGTATCTTTACTCTCCTTTGATTTAGTGGCGCTTTAGTCGATAAAGGCACAATAAGATAACTCTTTTACGTTTTTTTATATTTAATTTAACAATCTAGGCGCTTAGATCTAATAGATCAAGCGTCTTTTTTTGTGCCAGCTTGTGAAATTTTTAAGGACTGTCCTTGAGAGAATAGATGATTACGTAAAATAAATAATTTTCATATCGATGAAATTATTTCATAATATGTTGCTTATAGCTATAATATATACTATATTATTCACAATAGTGAAAAATCGGGGTGAAGTGATGAATATAGGGATGGAAATAAAAAAATTGAGGACTGAAAAAGGAATTACTTTGAAAGAGTTAAGTGAAAAAAGCGAACTGTCTGTTGGATTTCTGTCTCAATTAGAAAGGGGTCTTACTACCATAGCAGTGGATTCACTTGAAAAACTAGCTGATATTTTGGAAGTACATGTAACACATTTTTTTGAATACCCTATTAAAAAGAAATTTATGGTTTTGAGAAGTTATGACCAAGAAATAATGGATTTAGTAGAAGGTGGTTTTATTAAGTATAGTTTAAGTGCAAATTTGGAAAATAAACAACTTGTTCCAAGACTTATAGAAATTCTTCCTCAAAGGAAGGATGAAGAAATATTATCCTACAAGCATGAGGGAGAAGAGTTCATTTATGTTCTAGAGGGTATATTAACAGTTTACATAAATGGTAAGAGGCATGAAGTATATCCTGGTGACAGTGTTCATATGGAATCAAATATTGCCCACAATTGGGCTAATTATACGAACAAAAAGGTCAAGCTTATAGCTGTTAATACGCCTAATTATATCTACAATAGTAGGTTTTATACTAAAGATACTGATTAGTAAAGACAATCAATTACGCCTCGCCGTAATTGCGTCCAGATTTTTTCGAGTTCTCTCGAAAAGCTCCTTTTAAAAATTTGTGACATCCG is drawn from Solibacillus sp. R5-41 and contains these coding sequences:
- a CDS encoding helix-turn-helix domain-containing protein; protein product: MNIGMEIKKLRTEKGITLKELSEKSELSVGFLSQLERGLTTIAVDSLEKLADILEVHVTHFFEYPIKKKFMVLRSYDQEIMDLVEGGFIKYSLSANLENKQLVPRLIEILPQRKDEEILSYKHEGEEFIYVLEGILTVYINGKRHEVYPGDSVHMESNIAHNWANYTNKKVKLIAVNTPNYIYNSRFYTKDTD
- a CDS encoding helix-turn-helix domain-containing protein → MLNIGTKIKELRKERKLTLAQVAGDRLSKGMLSLIENGKAQPSMESLQHIANQLDIGVSELMQGKDDEKIRSLFLEVEQLRAQLNKEFNKTKYNEKCEEILHLIEPLVEEDMLNGSNYEEVRLVEIYSRVRYLLKIDTSITPFLNVIKMYEQIHAYSKIISGYCRICAIKFEQHLYEEALDYLLEGEKYITRYEGLIDELEKLDLYYNITVVYSALNNEQKTEQYLEKALKIAKEKKILYRLNDFYRFLFVIHCSKGDAEKSRYYLKKISAFTEILEEPAEAVIEQLLNLVYMNQIEKDYEMVIRLKMEETPITEEYLSPLKVFLHGEYAYAYWHLKQHDEAKKELETLKLTEIHHHPIDLVRIYRAFAIRALCYLQEGDIENAKRDILYAVDGCKDFSETPEKRFILDAYEEVLGK